The Aeoliella mucimassa genome includes the window GGGGGCGTCGCGATTGAACTTCACGACCGCCTGGCAGGCGAAATATCGAGCTTGAGTGAACAGACCGGCACTCAAAGCTCGGTAAGTCTCACACCTCATGTAAGGAGTGGAAGTATAACCGCCCTGTCCAGATTTGCAAGGCGTGATTCGCCCGCTAGCACGGGATATTTCCCCGCCAACCATTGCAACCCTCACCAAGGCCGCGACTAGCATTATGATAGATTCCCAATTTACCCACCGATGGGAAAATTGAATCTCCGCCGACTCTATAAAACCAGTGGTTTCGTCCCTCGAATAGATTCCCATTTCCAAAAACGCATCGAGTGGGAATCTATTTTCGCGCTGGGTATCTATCGCAAATCGTTTACCAGCAATGAGTTGCATCAACACCTCCGCGATAGTTGCCCAAAATAGATTCCCATGGGTGGGAAACTATTTTGAGTTGGACGTTGGGAGTTGGAAGTTGGGGTTTGAAAGGGTAGTAGCGTGGGTCCAGGAGCTTCCAGCGTCGCAGCCCCACCACCGCATTACCCACACGCGCAGCAGCCAGCCCCCACGCCAGCAACCATTCGCCTGCGCGTCGCTAGTCGTTTGTTATTTAGAGAAACATCACATCTGATTCACCTCCTTTCATAAAAAGCCAACAGCCGATAGCTGAAAGCCGACAGCCTCAATCACCTGTCCATTAGAACACCACAGGTGGCCAATTCCCAGCGAAAAATGGAGAGAATCAAAACACCCAATTCCCCCTTCGCTGGCCCAATTCCAGGAACGCGGGTCGGCCTCTTAGGGCCGGGGAGGTGGGAAGCGGAGAAAGCTTCTCAATTCATCAGATCGGGCCCCGAGAGCATGCACGCTCCTACGTTATGCTCAAGCCAACGTCAAGGCCTCAGGCCCTCCCCGGGCCTGATAGCCCGACCCATCCCGAAGGGAGGGTGCAGACAGTATCACGCCCCGAAGGGGCAATCACATGCCAGCCCGGGGCATCGCCCCGGGAGGTCTTTGGAAAAGCACTACACCGATTGCTTCATATGGTGATACCCGGCTTCCGTCAGCGAGTATCCCCCTTTGAATTTTTCGCGAACCAGGAACTGTCTATCCACGAGGCTTTGTAAGGCCATGGTCTTGTCTTCCAGGTCTTGCCCATAGAAGCACAGCATCTTGTCGGGGGTCATATAGAACTGTCGGAACACCGTTAACACGCACTCTTCGGTCATCGATAAAATCACTTCTGCCTCTCGGATTTACAGGTTTCCACCTCCGTGCAAAAGTCTGATTCAACTCCCCTCAGTGTCGTCATCCACCACGGAACTCGAAGGTTCTTCGTCTATGGTTTCTTCCTTGCGGACCCGCTTCTTCTGGCGTTTCTCTTCCGCCTTGCGTTTCTTCTCTAGCTCGCGACGTCGTTTTTCGAAGGTGTTTTGATTTTTGGACACATAATCCCCAAGCACGGGTGCGATCGATCGTGGTTGGCGGGCGCAGCAAACAACGCTGGCCCGCTCTGTGCAACCACTAAAAGTCCGTAAGCTAGCTTTGGTTAATAGCGTCGCCCGCGACCGCCGCCGTATCCACCACCACCGCCGCCGCTTCGGCTTTCACGCGGTTTGGCTTCGTTCACCGTCAACGGACGGCCATTATGCAGCGTTTCGTTCAATCCATTGATGGCCGATTGCGCATCGCCATCCGACTCCATTTCGACGAAGCCAAATCCTTTGCTTCGGCCGGTTTCACGATCCGAAACCACTTGGGCGTCGCGTACGCCACCGAATTCGCTGAAGAGCTTTTCAAGATCTCCACTGGACATCTCATAACTAAGATTTCCACAATACAACTTCTTACCCAAAATAGTCTCCATCCAATACAGAACCGGGCAAACAATAGCGCCATGCCCAAAAGAAAACGGTCGGCAAAACGACCACATACTAGGCGGGACGGGCGAAAAAGCGTCGGGGACTAACCACCAGAGAGGGCTAGAAGCGTAGTCATCAATCGACTGACCTACCACCCTCATGGTATCGGCTGGCGAAACTTGTGGATAGACCTAATCGGAAGCCGCTGTCGAAATAGCAATCAGAGAACTCGCCCTACGATGCTGGCAAACCAGTAAATAAAGGGCAAAAGCTACTGCCAATCGAATCACAACCGAACACCGCCTGACCAACAGCGACTACGTTTCGCTATCAATCATTCCAAATCTGCAGCCAGGCCTCGCCGGTTTGCGGTTGAATGACTAGCAACGCTTGCTCCGACTCCAGATCGGCTTTGGCGCTGCGGAGCGTGGGGTCGTCGCCTACAGAGATGGGGAAGAGCTGCGACTCGATCGGAGTCACTGGGCCGGACTGCCAAGCAACTCTCCCGCCGAAGGGAGAGCTTTGAAGCCAGGCGTTGGCATCGGCCTGGCTCATCTCAAGGTGGATCGTTCGCACAAAGTCTGTGCCGAACGGGCCCGCTTCCTGGTAGTCGCTTCCAAGCACCTCTGCCGACTTTGGCCATGGCAAGCCCGTAGTTTCGACGATGATCCAACGTGTTGGATCCGCGAATCCCCAGAACAACACCACCATCGCAAGCAACACCGCCGCCAGTGCAAGCCAAAGCCAGAGTTTGCTAGCCGCACGCGAGTTCGTCATGAGGTGGCTCCTGCTGGATAGCGGACGCGACCTCAATAAAATGGCTTATAGGGCAGCAATCCGTGCCTACCACTTTAACACGACATTGCGCGGCTGGCGACCAAAACCGCCAGCCGGCGACGAGAACCCGACAGGCCACCTACTGCACCAGCTGCTCTTCTTCGCCATTGGCATTGATTTCGATTTCGCCGGCGTCTTCCAGGCTGCGGACGATATCGACGATGCGTTGCTGCTCGGCTTCGACCGCGGACACTTTGACCGCCCCGAGGAACTCCATTTCTTCGCGGAGCATATCGGCCGCCCGTTGCGACATGTTGCCGAGCACCTTGTCCTTGAGTTCCTCGCTGGCACCCTTGAGAGCCAGAGCCCACTGCGAAGTTTCGATGTGCTTAAGCATGACCTGGATGTCCTTGCCCGAGAACTTGGCGACATCCTCGAACACGAACATCAAGCGGCGGATCTCTTCGACCAGATCGGGATCTTCTTCGGCAATCTGATCGAGAATCATCCGTTCGATCGACCGCTCGGTCACGTTGAGCATTTCGGCCACCGGTTCCACGCCGCCGGCGCTTTGCAGGCTCTGGCTCACTACGTTCGACATCCGCCCTTCGAGGCCGCGTTCGACTTCGCGAATGATCTCGGGATTCGTCTGCCCCATCGTGGCCATCCGCCGCACGACGGCCAATTGCCGGTCGGGCGAGAGCCCCGCGAGCACCTCGGCTGCGTAGTTGGCTGGCAGATACGACATCACTAGCGCAATCGTCTGAGGATGCTCGTCGCTCAAGTAGGTCAACACGTTCTGACTATCGACCGTTCGCAAGAACCCGAACGGCAACGCTTCGATCTGCTGGCGAATATTGTCGAGCGCCTGCCCGGCATCGGAGCCGAGCGCTTTCTTCACCAGATTCTTCGCGAGGTCGAGACTTCCCCCTTCGGTCGAAGCCGCGGGGCTGGTATTGGCGAACTCGCGGATCGTGGTGTCCTGCTCCATCGGACTGATCCGCTTGGTGCGGGCGATCTCGATGGAAACCTGTTCGACCTCTTTAGCACTGAGCTTGCTCAGCACGAGCGCAGCCTCATCCTCGGGCAGGCTCATCAGTACGATTGCAGCGCGATGAATATCCGACATAGTGGCGACAAACAGCTGGGGGGAAAAGTAGTCGACCCCCCTCGCGCGCACTTACCGCGCAAGGGTATCTATTGAATCGTAGCTCGCGAGCGACGAGCTTGAGAGATTTTGCCGATTAGGCAAACTTTACCGCAGACAACGCTAGCCTTGGCAGTCGACAAGAAAGCCCGCGTGCTAAGCGTCCCACACGCAAACGCCCTGCTGGCCCTGGCATTCGTCGACCGCGACCTCGAGCCGGGCAGGCGCGAAGCCCTGCTCGGCCAGCGATGCTAGCAGTTGCTCGCCAATGTGGTGAGCTAGCAACTCGGCCGTGGTATTCGAAACCGGCAGCAGCACGCAGTCGCCCTTGGGAAACACCCAGCGGCGATCCTCGAATGTAACGGTCACCTCGCGATCGTCGGCCACGACTGCGATGGTGGGATGGCTGGTCGGCAGCAGCATGCGATGATCAAGCCCGCTAGTGATGGCCATCAGCGCATCGCGAGCGGCGATGAAGTCGACCACGTACTGGTTCTCATCGAGCGGCCCAGTGAACTCGGCCGACACCGTGTAGTTATGCCCGTGCAGCGGCTCACAAATGTTACCGGCGTAAGTGATAAAGTGCGCCGCGCAGAACGTGAATTGTTCCTTCGCAAGCCGAACGCGATAACTGTTTTGCATGGTTGGCCTCGTGAGCGCGGGGCGAGCAGGCGAAAGCTACTCGACCGGCGGAGCGTAAAACTGCACCGGCATCGACAGACGGTTCTGGACGAGCAGCACAAACAACGCCGCAGCGAGCAGGTCGGCCGTGGTTCCGGGATTGCGACGATGCCCATCGGCTCGTAGCCAGAAGTCGAGGTCGGCGACTCCGCGGTAGTAGGCTTCGATGTCTTGCGTGTACAAGGCCAGCGTCGTGGCGGCCTGCGTCGCCAGGTCGTCGGAGAGCTGCTGGCCGAGTTTGCGGGCCACCAGGCTATCGCCATGGCGCGAGAGCAGCAACAACTGACCGAGCACGATGGAGTCGTTCAGCTTCCGCCCGCCGGCCAGGTGCGACTCGATGTAGTCGGCCGCAGCAACCACGTCGGCAAAGTTCGTCGTGTACTGGCGTGCGATCAGGTCGCGATCGGCCGCCAGTTGCATGGCCGCCAGCAGCGAGTGCTCGGGCGGCTGGGCAACGTCGCCTTGCTCGACCTCCCCAAGCCCGCCAGGCTTGGCCAGGCGAATCGCCTGATAGATGTCGGCCACGTCGTCGGCGGTCGCCTGCTCGATGAGCTTGCCAGCGAGTTGGGTGTCGCCCTTGGCCATCGCGAGCGGTGCAAGCAGCAACAACGTGCCGAGGTTCGTGTTCACTCCGGCGACTCGCTGCGTCGCTTCGACGCCAGCCAGCACGGTGGCTCCCAGACCTTGCTCGCTGCAGCGTTCGATCACCGGACCGATGACCGCCGCGCTGGCGAGAAAGTCGGCGTAGCTCAGGTCTTCGAAATCGGCACCGCGATGCACGTTGCCCGGCTTCGCCGAGGTGGCCTCCCACAAGCAAGCCAGCGAGGCGCACGCCCCCAACGAAAAACGAGAAGGCTCAGCGGAACTCATGAAAGTGCCTCAGCATCAGTACGCGATAAGAACGACTCAATCAGCTCGAGCGATTGATCGGGAGCATCTTCAACCACCCAGTGACCGACATCGTCCAAGCGGTGCACTTCGGCGTTGGGCCAGTAGCCGATGAACTTCTCCAGACAGTCGGGACGGAAGCACCAGTCCTGCATGCCCCAGGCGAGCAGCGCAGGGCGATCGGCCAGCGACTCGAGCCCACGCTCGATGCCTTCGAGCGTATGCCAGGTGGGATGCTTGGCCGACATTGGAATGTCGGCAACGAACTCGTAGATCTGACGACGATTCGCCCAGCTATTGGTCGGCTCCAGGTAGGCGGCTGCGACTTCTGGGGCGAGCTGGCTGCTCCGCGACAAGGTCATGGTGAGCGCCGCCCGGGTAAACATGTTGAGCCCCTGCACGCCCAACCGCCCAACCACCGGCCAACGGCAGGCAGCGATTCGATAGGGAATGTACCAAGGGGGAAACGCGCCGGTATTGAACAGCACGATCCGCGACAACCGCTCGGGTGCTTGCAGCATCGCCCCCAGCCCAATGGCTCCTCCCCAGTCCTGGGCGACGAGCGTGATGTTCTTGAGGTCCAGCTCCTCAACTAGCGAAACCAAGTGAGCAATGTGATCGGCCAGGCGAAGCGTTTGCTGCGGCTTGTCGCTCAGCCCGCAACCAAGGTGGTCGATTGCCACGGTGCGAAATCGTGGGCTCAGCGCGGTGATCAGCCGGCGCCAGTGAAACGACCAGGTGGGATTGCCATGCACGAACAACATCGGCGGCGAGTCGGCCGCACCTTCGTCGATGTAGTGAATGCGCCCCTTGTCCGTACCGAGCCAGTGCGAGCCGAACGGATAGAGTTCGCGCCAGTGAGCTTGGGAGTGACTCATAGACCAACAGCAAGCGATTCTGGAGGGACCGACAAAGCGTGGGAAGGGAATACCGTAGGAGTGTATCGCTCAGGGCGATGCGCCTCCCACGACGACGTGAAAATCTGCGGGCAATTCCGCGGATTCGACGCTACACTAGGGCGACACTCGCTTTAGACTACCGGCAAGCGGGCGATCCTCACAGGGCGTCCCCTTTCGAAACACTGGGAAACGAGGATCGACTTCGTGGCAAGCCTGACCGTCGAAAACTACTTGAAGGCCATCTACCAGCTGGCCGACGGCGACCTGCACCGCACGGTTTCTACAGGGCAGATCGCCGAGGCCCTGTCGGTGTCGCCAGGCACGGTGACCAGCATGCTCAAAACGCTGGCCGAAAGCAGCCTGGCGAGCTACAAGCCGTACGAGGGGGTGCAGCTCACCCCGGTCGGCCGCGCGCTGGCGCTACGTGTGATCCGCCGCCATCGATTGATCGAGCTGTTTCTCGTCCAGACACTCGAACTCTCGTGGGACGAAGTGCACGAAGAAGCCGAGCACATGGAGCACGCGGTCAGTGACTGGCTGGTCGACCGCATCGAGCAACACCTGGGTCACCCGAAGTTCGATCCGCATGGCGATCCGATTCCGGCGGCCGATGGCGAGATGACCCACGCGGCGGCCATTCCGCTGGCCGAGCTATCCGCAGGACGACAGTTTCGCGTCGTGCGAGTGGTCGACCAATCGCCAGAGTTCTTGCGCGAGCTAAGCGAGTCGGGCATCGCGATCGGCGTGTCGGGCTCGGTGGCCGAAGTGCACGCTGATGGTGGACAGACGATCGAACTTGATGGCGATCAGCAACATCTCGATTCGCATGTCGCGAGTCATGTGTACGTCGACGAAACGCGCGACGCACCCTCACAGCCATAAAAAAACCGCTTGCGGTTTAGTCCAATGGGCTAAACCGCAAGCGGCGATAAAACAAACTAACCGGCCTATTGCGACGGAGTGGAGTCGCTCGAAGAATGACGCAAATCGGACGGTGCTGCGCACAGCCATGTGATCGATTCGGGCCAATCGAATTTTTAGGTCCTCCCGGCGGAATGTTGGCCGGCAAGTTTGATTCGCTACCTCGACGCTCGCGGTGGGTGATCCCACTGCAGCGAGCAGGTCGAGTCATTGTATGCAAGTAAGGTTATCGGACCAGGGCCTGCTGAACTTCAGCTTCGCGAGCAATCTTTTCGGACGCTCGCGGGCTCCCAATCGGGTTTGTGACTCTACAGCAAAATTGTAGTTCACGAAAGAACGGTCGCCACCTTTTTATCGCCTTTTTCGGTGATCGCACCGAGAGCAAACAGCGTGCCGGGATCTCTCGCGAATCGCTCTTGTGAGCGACTCCTATTTTTACTAAACGCAGCTAGGCGTGCCACGGTTCGGCGTGGTGCGGAGCTTTGTTTCGCTTTTCAGTTCACCACCAGCCTGGCGAGTTTTCATCATGCTTTCGCGACGCGATGCCCTGCTAAACACTTTTCGCTGGGTCGCCAGTTCCGTTGCTACCATGGCCTGCGCGCTGGTAGCAGATCGGGCGCAGGCCACGATTCCTCGCGGACCGGTTCTCGAGGAACGGCTGCTCGTCGGCCTGCGGGTGAAAACCCAATCCGACAAAGAATTCATTGCCAAAATCGTGGCCCTCGTCGAGCAAGGCGTGCTGCCGGTGTCGCTGGTCGACTCGACCTATTTTTGGGCGCGCGGCAAAGCATCCAAGAACCTGCGTCTGCAAAACAATCCGATGGTGTACTTTCGCCCTGGGTTGGTGGCCCGCGCGGCCCGACTCGGCATCAAGCTGTAGCGACTTGGCAAACAAAAACAGCGAATAATTTGTCGCCGGCACCCAACAGGGTCGGTAGGCATCTCGGCCGATGCTCGCTAAAATCGACAGATTGCAGCCCACCCCCCAACTACCGTGCATCGAAAGCAATTGCCATGGCGCGTAAAGTCATAAATCGCAAAGAACTGCGAGCCGAAGCCGAAGCCGCTGAGGCAGCCGAGGCAGCAGACGGCACCACAAAGAAGGTCAAGAAAAAGGCCAAGCGTAAGAGCCGCGCGAAGGCCGCCAAAGAAGTCCGCCTGAAGGCCTTCTGGGGCGTGTTCAACCAGTCGCTCCGCCGGGTCGCCCTGTACGACTTCAATCAGAAGAAAGAAGCCGAAAAGAAGGCCGAAGAACTCAGCGCCTCGGGCAAATCGCCCCACTTCGTGCAGCCCGTGAAGGAAGCCATCGAAGAGGCCTAAGCCTCCGATTCGCCCTGCTATCAGGCGTTGTAACGCTGTCAGCGGGCCAGCTTCCCACATTTCATTCTAGGCGGATTGCCCCGACCACCGGCTTGCATTCCCCGGTCGGGCAAACAAAAACATACAAGCGCGGCTCGCGTGTTAGCGCAAGCCGCGCTGTTATCTGTCGATCCGTTGCCAAGTGCCACCCGCCAGAGGAGCCACCCGCCATGGCCAAGAAAACCGCTGCCTCGAAGACCACCCCTGCCGCCAAACCAGCCCCCGCTGAAACGCCAGCCGCTGCTGCGAAGCCGACCCCAGCCCCCAAAAAGGCTGCCCCCAAGAAAAAGGCCGCCGCCAGCAAAGCCAAACCCGTGGTGCTGATGACCAGCGACCACATTGGGCACACCGCCGGCGATGTGTGGAAAGCCCTCGCCGAGCAAGGCCCACAGACGGCCACGTCGCTCAAAAAGCTGGTCGATGCTCCTGGCGACACGGTGATTGCCGCAGTCGGCTGGCTGGCTCGCGAAGGCAAGCTCGATTTCGTCGCCTCGGGTCGGGTGGTAAAAATCGCCCTCCGCTAATGTCTGTCTGACTCGATGGCCAGCCGCAGCTATCCACCAGCATGCGGCCCCAGCGAAGGAAACTAGCGATGAAAATTGCGATTGTCGGCGTTGGCCACGTGGGAGCGGCGCTCGCTTACTCGCTGCTGAATCTTGAAACAGCCAGCGAATTGATGCTGGTTGGCCGAAATCAAGGCCGACTGCAGGGCGAAACGCTCGATCTGCGCCACGCCAGCAGCTTTTTCGACGATCCCCCGCTTATTACCTACGGGCGGGTCGAGGATTGCCGCAACGCGGACATCATCGTTCTCACCCTGGCGGTCCCCCAGATCCAACTCGACCGTAACGCGATGGCCGCCGACAACGCGGCCCTGTTCCGCCAAGTCGTTCCGCTGCTTGCTGAGCAAAACCCCGCAGCTGTGCTGATTGTGGCCACCAACCCGGTGGAAGCCCTCACCCAATACACTATTGAGCTATCCGGTTTCCCACCCAGCCGAGTGATGGGGGCAGGCACGATTATCGACAGCTGCCGGTTCCGTCTGTCGCTATCCGAGCATCTATCGGTCCACCCCGACGACGTGCGGGCCTACGTACTCGGCGAACATGGTGATTCGCAGTTCCTATGGCAAAGCGGGGCCTCCGTAGGAGGCGTGACCCTCGATCCTGCGGATATCCCGCAAAGCATGATCGAGGCGGCTCGCTCGTCGGGCACCGACGTTTTTCGCCTTAAAGGGCATACCTGCTATGCGATTAGCGAGGCCCTGCAGCTTATCATCCGCAGTATCGCGGGCGACCGACTGCAAACGATGCCGGTTTCGACCCAGGTGAACCTAGGGGACGAATTCCCCCCACTTTGCCTGGCATTGCCGTGCATCGTCGGAAGAACTGGCGTCACCCGGCGTTTACAGCCGAAATTCTCGGAACAGGAATACCAGCAGTGGCTTACCTGCGGGCAAAGCGTCGCTCGCACCCTGGAAGCCATACGCGAGACATCGCCGGAACCAGTGGAAAACTAGAGTCTTTTCGAGCTTAACCCGCTCCACAGGCAACTAATTCCACAAACACTCCTGGCAAGTCACCTGGTCGGATCGCTCGACCTTACGGGGTACACCAATCGGGACGAGACGCACTTTTCGTAAGTGCACCCCCCGAACCACCCTTGCGGCTGTTGGTGTCGACTGTATATTAAGCGATTCGCACGATATCGCGGGTCGGTTGCGTCTGACTGGACGCGATCAGCGCGCTAGCGTAGCTCAATTGGCAGAGCAGCGGTTTTGTAAACCGCAGGTTGTGGGTTCAAGTCCCTCCGCTAGCTCTCTGGTGGGGCTTCGGCTAGTTGCCGCGGCAACGTGCGGCCGAAGCGATTGCAGACTTCCGGGAATGCAATCAGAAACCAAGTTCCAGCGACTCCAGCGTCCGCTTTTGCAAAAACGCCGGCAAAACCAGCACCAATACCGTGCGGGGGCTGCTAGCAAGCAGCATAAGCGACTAAGCGATGGGCTCGCAGAAGAACCGAAGTTTCCCATTCGGGAGGTTACCGAAGCGGTCAAACGGGACAGACTGTAAATCTGTTGGCTCATGCCTTCGTAGGTTCGAATCCTACACCTCCCACTAGCGAAAGCGACAAACTTCGAGAAACTAACAGTTGTGGAAAGTCAGTCGAATGACTCTCCACAAGTGATCTCGAATGTAGTCACCCCTGCTTGCGGGTGTAGCTCAATGGTAGAGCAATAGCCTTCCAAGCTAAAGACGAGGGTTCGATTCCCTTCACCCGCTTTGATGGGGGCTGTCGGCTATCGGCTCACGCCTTACAGCTTTATGATGTAAGCAGCGCCGAAAGCTAAGAGTCCACCACCGAAACAAATGCTGCTGTAGCTCAGTTGGTAGAGCACGTCCTTGGTAAGGACGAGGTCACGCGTTCGAGTCGCGTCAGCAGCTTTTCGAGTGGTGACTTACCGGTTACCTTAATTGTTTCACCTTCAGTGTTTCCCAGGTATTTGAGTTAGGGACAAAAATGGCCAAGGATACCTTTACTAGTACCAAGCCGCACGTGAACGTCGGCACCATCGGTCACATCGACCACGGCAAAACCACCACTACCGGCGCTATTGTCGCTGTGCAGGCCGCCAAGGGTCTGGCCAAGGCCAAGTCGTATGCCGATATCGCCAAGGGCGGTACCGTGCGTGACGAAACCAAGACGGTTACCATCGCCGCAGCTCACGTTGAATACGAGACTGCCAACCGTCACTACGCCCACATCGACTGCCCGGGCCACGCCGACTTTATCAAGAACATGATCACCGGTGCCGCCCAGATGGACGGTGCGATTCTGGTTGTATCGGCTCCGGATGGACCGATGCCCCAGACTCGTGAGCACATCCTGCTCGCCCGTCAAGTTGGTGTGCCCAAGGTGGTGGTGTACTTGAACAAGTGCGACCTCGTCGACGACGAAGAGCTGCTGGAACTGGTCGAAATCGAAGTCCGCGAACTGCTGGACAAGTACGACTTCCCCGGCGACGACGTGCCAGTGATCAAGGGCAACTCCAAGGCTGCCTACGAGAACCCTTCGGACCCCGAAGCCTCGAAGTGCATCAGCGAGCTGATGGATGCCATCGACACGTACATCGACGAGCCCACCCGCGAAGTCGACAAGCCATTCCTGATGGCCATCGAAGACGTCTTCTCGATCGAAGGTCGTGGTACCGTGGCCACCGGTCGTGTCGAAAAGGGCGTGATCAAGGTTGGCGACGAAGTCGAAATCATTGGTCTGCAAGAAGGCGCTACCAAGACCACCTGCACCGGTGTCGAAGCGTTCAACAAGACCATGGAATCCGCCGAAGCTGGCCACAACGTTGGTTGCCTTCTGCGTGGTGTAAAGCGTGAAGATATCCAACGCGGTCAGGTTCTGGCCAAGCCGGGTTCGATCACTCCGCACACCAAGTTCGAGGGTGAAGTTTACGTGCTGAGCAAGGAAGAAGGCGGACGTCACACTCCGTTCTTCAGCGGTTACCGTCCTCAGTTCTACTTCCGCACCACCGACGTGACCGGTACCGCCAACCTGGTTGGTGACGCCGAAATGTGCATGCCCGGCGACAACGCTCGCCTGAGCGTCGAGCTCTCCAAGCCAATCGCTATGGAAGACGGCGTTCGCTTCGCTATCCGCGAAGGTGGCAAGACCGTCGGTTCCGGCGTGGTCACCAAGATCCTCGAGTAGTTATAAAATCGGATACCGAATGGCGGGTGGCTCTACGGCCACCCGCCATTCACCCTATCCGTAGATGCGATTTCATTTAGGGGCGTAGCTCAATTGGCAGAGCACTGGTTTCCAAAACCAGGGGTTGTGAGTTCGAGTCCCACCGCCCCTGCCATTTATTTTTGTTAGCTGCCGGGAGCGGAATCTGGCCGATGGCCGGTCGGACCGCAAGCGGCATTGGTCACTTGGCGGGAGTCGTCGGTGGGTGCCTACCTGCAAGAACTGTTTAAGTTCAATCTCTATAAACGTACCCAAGGGCGCGTTGTCCGTCAGCTAACCTTTGCGGCCTGCGCTATCATTGTTGCTTTGGGTTGCTGGTCGCTTTCCGGCGAACTGCAATCGATCGACAGCCAGCCCGTTCGGTACCTACTACCCTTTGGGCTGCTTCTGGCAGGTGTCTGGGCATGCTTTCGCCTGATTCAGATGCCCCAGTTTGCCGACTTTCTCATTTCGGTCGAAGCCGAAATGAACAAAGTCGCCTGGCCCAAACGACGCGAGTTGATCAACGCCACGATTGTGGTGATAGCAGTGATCTTCCTGCTGGCGATCCTGCTCTTCAGCTTCGACTTCATCCTTCAAGCATTGAAGGCCGGAGCAGAAGGCCTGATCAAGAAAGACACGGTTGACGCCGCTACCGAGCTGGCCAAGTAGTCTAACGCAACTCGCATATCTATCTCTCTACACCTCCCGTTTGGGGTTTGACTGTGAACGACGACGTCGAAAAACAGGAAGAATTGACGTCCGGCGATTCGGCCGCGGAACCAGTGGCTGGAGATCCAGCTGAAGATGCAACCCCGCTCGCTTCCGGCGACGCCGAGGCCCTGGAGGCAAATGTCTCCGGGCAAATGAAGGAAGTCGCCGATACCTCGGCCGACGAAGGTGCTGCCACCGAAGCCCTGGAAGA containing:
- the secE gene encoding preprotein translocase subunit SecE; this translates as MGAYLQELFKFNLYKRTQGRVVRQLTFAACAIIVALGCWSLSGELQSIDSQPVRYLLPFGLLLAGVWACFRLIQMPQFADFLISVEAEMNKVAWPKRRELINATIVVIAVIFLLAILLFSFDFILQALKAGAEGLIKKDTVDAATELAK